In Monomorium pharaonis isolate MP-MQ-018 chromosome 3, ASM1337386v2, whole genome shotgun sequence, a genomic segment contains:
- the LOC105836750 gene encoding uncharacterized protein LOC105836750 isoform X9, giving the protein MIYRDKRILGILVLLNVVAKMPANQTDSPKTDIIEETEEFTTTKRILPDRCLVKTEPGPCKHYVHKWTFNKAEGKCRTFPYGGCLGNENRFNSEAECLHYCVGGADHTLPPYLVTKGNVFVATSTTTMSTPPSTTSSTPRPTFTPPKPTKPPVPKHLRGKELTFMESGHEKTFMFAQSNTFIQLDGPGIKTFQLRLCREISFKFRTKLPHGLLVYHSVKDRPESLDPYALYVIVEKGQLKVVHVFGKQSTSLIVGQGLNRDEWHSVLVRIDVHGAKLIARVDDKQAETTLKVLERIVNYGVSEELASVVLIGGERFLPHGIFCFFITYFHFILTGLSSEERLHGVKYIIESFVGCIRDMVLSSGKSASDLLPIRPLIATKHENVKEGCIDKCRTRENLCFVPDQCVNHYNSLTCDCFGTNYEGERCDVYTATILTLRGSSYVSFRVYDWKDRVHSSVNRISLAFKTKWDNSVLFYASGEIDGTPHYIAASIINESVHVELDFGHNSKISTTLGDYVTSDHWNNLTIFHNGSSVFVSLDDEVKVLEIPGENWNMIIDPEIYIGGGPELHKKKGLLSHNNFAGSLKYVFFNDKSIIYELKRSNPMVHYIGVLEPEYYEADVEVIPITYPFAGSHIWWPIERTNSLKLNFDFKSSKPIAIVASGDVKSSRGVGYWELRQVNDEIRFQLVPVLTENITVSTSVKFPPYNTSWHAVELNYTKGELNILLDYRNKQSKLFAMAFELGDKVIIGSGKSNAGLVGCMREIRVNGQRIEPRHVINTERVVGEVALDNCQFVDPCKRPNTCEHGGKCSVKEDRITCDCTDTGYIGKNCHFAQYRKTCEELALLGYTQDDVYKIDIDGNGRFPPALVKCEFQSIEDSTKTIVEHNLPSQVDVRSITESDFSFNIKYRQFTAEMLQELISHSLYCSQYVKYDCYKAPLDLHSATWFLGSKGTTVDYIGNVNRGSCPCGMNRTCVNSNLSCNCDVSTGNAGKWLSDEGYYETPDSLGITGMVFLQQRDLEEDARGRITLGPLECVETNTQKYVVTFTTSQSYIEVPGWRKGDIAFSFRTTGEKAILLYQPPIRSNYPSFMVALTSEYRLTFNFTLNTGTNRELQVESRRKLNNGEWQKIWIDYNDYHVRFMINTDFRMVDLFPEEEFGPFEGSMFIGGATAEHLKTSSVRQGLIGCFRGLVVNGEILDIHSYMSVHLSEIIKDCKPSCQPNKCQNGAKCVELWSNFECVCENRWAHLGTYCETNINNKALTFTSPKAFLKKNYFGSDDNEERLQLKSMLLENILINLRTYDTHSLILYANDHLNNFVHLYISNGTNIVYLFNAGNEIKNITVENPHVNTGISVQIAIIRGENWTTLFVNEYNVTLNATPILLDTYSNKPWTNSEKEVLAPQRPPAPPTDYFQVNLGGFDPDNLLRVGKEGALIQGYVGCLRGLMIGKYLVDLPSLASEANHEGSKGVLPNCQMKCDAMPCKNLGICTEDFGRQESSCNCELTSYFGEHCADEKGADFSGESVLQREFELEGEVNQVKVQLAFSTNELRQRTTALLLVQTDNKRSYYLLVALTSEGQLIFEEDRDGSAAGVRLSDRNFLNGARHSVYYVRDNNTAILLIDREPVQLLPIPGIPIPDEDETPGATEIQLGGLNTTDSRFTAYKGYTGCLSNVVISINGGPDMKPLEEYMLFTKQGSETVRATIPGGVRSAQCAVFHVQPGGFEPPKNDSVGRDKAWVEDPPERILYKSQYSGATQEEQGAGTYIFIALCCVFVAAVIGCIYEVWRSARKDRRRRRDAASGAVATTASGSQRWQPQQYTESLVTASGVKAVGFKMDDDKRPNGTHVKVPNSKEYKPLPNSEPKELMNDKKVHIKADEEPEKKELLGVNTGIVIKPVKPNPFSMEDLTEEPELEEREEEEEEEEEEDTQDPEVDENKDQLTQEYQQEEQKDTNNDRDGELLVMPLAYETDMRVQMYLILL; this is encoded by the exons ATGATCTACCGCGACAAAAGGATCCTCGGGATCCTTGTCCTGCTCAACGTAGTCGCGAAGATGCCGGCGAATCAGACGGATTCGCCAAAAACAGATATAATCGAAGAAACCGAAGAATTTACTACGACCAAAAGGATTCTGCCCGACAGATGTCTTGTCAAGACAGAACCGGGACCCTGCAAGCACTACGTACACAAATGGACCTTCAACAAGGCCGAAGGAAAATGCCGAACTTTTCCTTACGGCGGTTGTTTGGGAAATGAAAATCGATTTAATTCAGAGGCGGAGTGCCTCCATTATTGCGTCGGTGGTGCCGATC atacgCTACCGCCTTATCTTGTAACAAAGGGCAACGTATTTGTGGCAACGAGCACCACGACAATGAGCACTCCACCGTCGACCACCAGTAGCACGCCACGACCGACCTTTACACCCCCGAAACCAACGAAACCGCCGGTGCCAAAGCACCTACGAGGAAAG GAATTGACTTTCATGGAATCTGGTCACGAGAAAACGTTCATGTTCGCACAAAGTAATACTTTCATCCAGCTCGACGGCCCTGGCATCAAAACCTTCCAGTTGAG aTTATGTCGCGAGATATCCTTCAAGTTCCGCACCAAGCTTCCACACGGTTTGCTAGTTTATCACAGTGTCAAAGATCGCCCAGAGAGCCTCGACCCTTATGCCCTTTATGTGATAGTAGAGAAGGGTCAGTTAAAAGTTGTTCATGTATTCGGCAAACAGTCGACTAGTTTAATAGTCGGTCAAGGACTTAACAGAGACGAGTGGCACAGCGTTCTCGTGAGGATCGACGTGCACGGGGCAAAGTTAATCGCCAGGGTCGACGATAAACAAGCCGAGACTACTCTAAAAGTTTTAGAGCGCATCGTTAATTACGGAGTATCCGAAGAACTGGCCTCGGTAGTCCTTATCGGAGGTGAGAGATTTCTTCCCCAcggaattttttgtttctttatcacttattttcactttatttTGACAGGACTGAGTTCCGAAGAACGATTGCATGGAGTGAAATACATAATAGAATCCTTTGTCGGCTGTATCAGGGATATGGTTCTGAGTTCCGGCAAATCCGCCAGCGATCTACTGCCCATTCGACCACTAATCGCGACCAAGCATGAGAATGTTAAGGAAGGATGTATCGATAA GTGCAGGACACGAGAGAACTTGTGCTTCGTCCCCGATCAATGTGTGAATCACTATAATAGTCTGACGTGTGACTGTTTCGGCACGAATTATGAGGGTGAACGTTGCGATGTGTACA CCGCGACCATACTGACGCTTAGAGGCTCCTCATACGTGTCCTTTCGCGTGTACGATTGGAAGGATCGTGTTCACTCGTCTGTCAACAGGATCAGCCTCGCTTTTAAG ACAAAATGGGACAATTCTGTCTTGTTTTATGCTTCTGGTGAAATCGACGGCACGCCGCATTACATTGCAGCTTCCATTATAAACGAATCGGTTCACGTTGAACTCGATTTCGGACATAATTCGAAGATCTCCACCACGTTGGGCGATTACGTCACGTCGGATCATTGGAATAACTTGACCATATTCCATAACGGATCCTCCGTCTTCGTCAGTTTAGACGACGAGGTCAAGGTACTAGAAATACCGGGAGAAAATTGGAATATGATTATCGATCCGGAAATATACATCGGTGGTGGTCCGGAGCTCCACAAAAAGAAGGGTCTCCTGTCGCACAATAATTTTGCAG GTTCCCTGAAGTATGTGTTTTTCAACGACAAATCAATTATATACGAATTGAAGCGCTCTAACCCTATGGTGCACTACATCGGTGTGTTGGAACCGGAATACTACGAAGCCGATGTCGAAGTCATTCCGATCACGTATCCTTTCGCGGGAAGTCATATCTGGTGGCCGATCGAGCGAACTAATTCGCTGAAGTTAAACTTCGATTTCAAAAGCTCAAAGCCAATCGCGATTGTCGCTTCAGGAGATGTTAAGAGCAGTCGCGGTGTTGGTTACTGGGAG TTACGTCAAGTCAATGACGAAATTCGTTTCCAACTGGTACCAGTTTTAACGGAAAACATTACGGTATCAACTTCCGTGAAGTTTCCGCCTTACAATACTTCTTGGCACGCAGTTGAGCTTAATTATACAAAAGGTGAACTTAACATCCTCCTCGATTACAGAAATAAACAGAGCAAGCTCTTCGCTATGGCATTTGAGTTGGGAGATAAAGTCATTATAGGAAGTGGTAAAAGTAATGCGG GTCTAGTAGGATGTATGCGTGAGATACGAGTGAATGGTCAAAGAATCGAACCTAGACACGTAATTAATACCGAAAGAGTAGTCGGAGAAGTCGCTTTAGACAATTGTCAATTTGTGGATCCGTGCAAGAGGCCGAACACTTGTGAACATGGCGGTAAATGCTCGGTCAAGGAAGATAGGATCACATGTGATTGCACAGATACGGGATATATTGGAAAGAACTGCCATTTTG CACAATACAGAAAAACCTGTGAAGAATTGGCTCTTTTGGGATACACGCAAGATGACGTTTATAAAATCGACATCGATGGAAACGGTAGATTTCCGCCTGCCTTGGTAAAGTGCGAATTTCAATCGATCGAAGATTCGACTAAAACGATTGTCGAACACAATCTACCCTCCCAAGTGGACGTCAGATCTATCACCGAGAGCGACTTCTCCTTCAATATCAAGTATAGGCAGTTCACCGCCGAAATGCTGCAAGAATTGATCTCGCACTCGCTTTATTGCAGTCAATATGTAAAGTACGATTGTTACAAGGCACCCTTGGACTTGCATAGCGCTACGTGGTTCTTAGGTTCCAAAGGTACCACTGTCGATTATATCGGCAACGTCAATCGTGGATCCTGTCCTTGTGGAA tgAACAGAACATGCGTGAATTCCAACTTGAGCTGCAATTGCGATGTGTCTACTGGAAACGCCGGAAAATGGTTGTCAGATGAGGGATATTACGAAACACCTGATTCCTTAGGCATCACCGGAATGGTGTTCTTGCAACAAAGAGATCTCGAAGAAGATGCTCGGGGACGTATCACCTTAGGGCCATTGGAATGTGTTGAAACAA ATACACAAAAATACGTGGTAACGTTCACGACGTCGCAATCATACATCGAAGTGCCTGGTTGGAGAAAGGGTGACATAGCCTTCAGTTTTCGAACAACAGGCGAGAAGGCTATTCTTCTCTATCAACCGCCAATTCGGAGTAACTATCCTTCCTTCATGGTCGCCCTAACATCGGAATATCGGTTGACCTTTAATTTCACTCTGAATACCGGTACTAATCGCGAATTACAAGTAGAAAGTCGACGAAAACTGAATAATGGCGAGTGGCAGAAGATTTGGATTGACTACAATGATTATCACGTGAGATTTATGATCAACACTGACTTTCGAATGGTAGATTTGTTTCCTGAAGAGGAATTTGGGCCCTTCGAGGGATCTATGTTCATTGGCGGAGCTACTGC AGAGCATTTGAAAACTTCTTCTGTTCGACAAGGCCTTATTGGTTGTTTCCGTGGTCTCGTTGTTAACGGAGAAATATTAGACATTCACAGTTATATGTCGgtacatttatcagaaatcatTAAAGACTGTAAGCCTTCGTGTCAACCTAATAAATGTCAAAACGGCGCCAAATGCGTCGAGTTGTGGAGTAATTTCGAATGCGTATGCGAAAATCGATGGGCACATTTAGGCACTTATTGCGAGACAA ATATCAACAATAAAGCTTTAACATTTACCTCACCAAAAgcgttcttaaaaaaaaattacttcggGTCGGACGACAACGAGGAGAGATTGCAGTTGAAAAGCATGCtactagaaaatattttaattaatttaagaacttATGATACTCATTCTCTGATACTTTATGCGAATGATCATTTGAACAATTTTGTACATCTCTACATCTCAAACGGTACCAATATCGTATACCTTTTCAACGCGGGCAATGAGATCAAGAATATCACCGTGGAAAATCCAC ATGTCAACACAGGAATCTCCGTGCAAATAGCTATAATTCGAGGCGAGAATTGGACTACGTTGTTCGTGAACGAATATAACGTCACATTGAACGCGACACCGATACTCCTAGACACATATTCAAACAAGCCTTGGACGAATTCAGAGAAAGAAGTTCTCGCACCGCAACGGCCGCCAGCACCTCCCACTGATTATTTCCAA GTAAATTTAGGAGGATTCGATCCTGACAATCTGCTCAGAGTCGGAAAGGAAGGCGCTTTAATTCAAGGATACGTTGGTTGCTTGCGAGGACTCATGATCGGCAAATATCTCGTCGATCTACCGAGCTTAGCCAGTGAAGCGAATCATGAAGGGAGTAAAGGTGTTCTGCCAAATTGTCAAATGAAATGCGACGCGATGCCCTGCAAAAATTTAGGAATCTGCACAGAGGATTTCGGCAGGCAGGAATCTTCTTGTAACTGCGAGCTGACGTCCTATTTTGGCGAACATTGTGCCGATG AAAAGGGCGCCGATTTCAGCGGGGAAAGTGTACTTCAACGCGAATTCGAACTCGAGGGCGAGGTGAATCAGGTGAAAGTACAGCTGGCATTCTCAACGAACGAACTGCGACAGCGTACCACCGCGTTGCTGCTGGTACAAACCGACAACAA AAGGAGCTACTACTTATTGGTGGCCTTGACGTCCGAGGGACAGCTAATCTTCGAAGAGGACAGGGACGGCTCGGCAGCTGGAGTACGCCTAAGCGATCGGAATTTCCTGAATGGTGCACGTCACAGCGTCTACTACGTTCGCGATAATAACACGGCCATTCTCTTA atTGACCGTGAACCCGTCCAATTGCTACCAATTCCGGGAATACCGATACCAGACGAGGACGAAACTCCGGGTGCCACGGAAATACAGCTTGGTGGATTGAATACCACCGATTCGCGATTTACTGCTTATAAGGGATATACCGGTTGTCTCAGCA acGTCGTGATATCTATCAATGGAGGCCCTGACATGAAACCGTTAGAGGAATATATGCTATTTACGAAACAGGGCAGCGAGACCGTGCGAGCAACGATACCCGGCGGCGTTAGAAGTGCTCAATGCGCGGTTTTCCATGTTCAACCAGGTGGTTTTGAACCGCCAAAGAATGACAGCGTG gGCCGTGATAAAGCGTGGGTCGAGGATCCACCGGAAAGAATCCTATATAAATCGCAATATTCGGGCGCTACTCAGGAAGAGCAAGGCGCGGGAACGTATATCTTCATAGCTCTATGCTGCGTCTTCGTGGCCGCGGTGATCGGGTGCATTTACGAGGTGTGGCGAAGTGCGCGCAAGGATCGTCGACGACGTCGCGACGCGGCCTCAGGAGCTGTTGCGACCACCGCTTCCGGTTCGCAGAGGTGGCAGCCGCAACAGTACACGGAATCCCTGGTCACCGCGTCTGGCGTGAAAGCGGTCGGCTTCAAGATGGACGATGACAAGAGGCCGAATGGAACTCACGTAAAAGTACCCAATTCCAAAGAATACAAACCACTGCCGAATTCAGAACCCAAGGAGTTAATGAACGATAAAAAAGTTCACATTAAAG CAGACGAAGAACCAGAGAAAAAGGAGCTCCTAGGGGTAAATACAGGCATCGTCATTAAACCTGTGAAACCGAACCCATTc TCAATGGAAGATCTAACAGAAGAACCCGAACTAGAAGAAcgcgaggaagaagaggaagaagaagaggaagaggacaCCCAGGATCCGGAGGTAGACGAAAACAAAGATCAACTAACACAGGAATATCAGCAAGAGGAGCAAAAGGACACGAATAACGATCGAGATGGCGAGCTTCTAGTTATGCCG CTGGCGTACGAAACAGATATGCGTGTTCAAATGTACCTCATCCTTCTCTAA